From a single Planctellipticum variicoloris genomic region:
- the thrS gene encoding threonine--tRNA ligase codes for MPVRPPDRPADGKSSSMLQVRLPDGAVLEVADNATALDVANKISPRLGSAALGAVVSGTVVDVMRPLFEATEERPVPVQILTEKDPQSLGILRHSCAHVMARAVTRLFPDVELAFGPTTGQGYYYDMALPHQISEDDFPRIEAEMARIVAQAEPFERFVTDRDEALKLVEGMSQSLKSEHIRTGLASHSTVSFYRQGEFVDLCRGPHVPDAKRIKAFKLLSVAGAYWKGDSSGRQLQRLYGTAWFSQKDQDAYLDQVNEAKRRDHRVLGKQLGLFTISQEVGQGLCLWMPKGATIRVILEDFIKQELLKRGYQPVYTPHIGRVELYETSGHFPYYRDSQFAPLYGHDGGQLVDFWIRKLQEGVLSAEDEAKLFESARVLAVDVTEYPRNGSPEQKVAALRTWEKQQERYLLKPMNCPHHIQIYKSQPRSYRDLPVRLAEFGTVYRHEQSGELNGMLRVRGLTQDDAHLFCTPEQVEHEFRSTLELVKFVLASVGLDDYRIQLSLRDPKSDKYAGEPAMWATAEGTLRRVLQEAGLSFSEREGEAAFYGPKTDFMVRDAIGREWQLGTVQLDFLLPERFQLEYVGADNQAHQPVMIHRAPFGSMERFTGMLIEHFAGAFPLWLAPEQVRVMSIGEKFEDYARQVEAQFRSAGFRVGTDLRSCKINAKVRDAQLELIPYMLVVGGRDVENGTVSLRDRIDGELGAMPIADAIARLQTEVTERKVRQVQKAAPNPYAESAADTEEHEY; via the coding sequence CCCGGCTCGGTAGCGCCGCGCTGGGCGCAGTCGTTTCCGGAACGGTTGTGGACGTCATGCGGCCTCTGTTCGAGGCCACCGAAGAGCGCCCGGTCCCGGTCCAGATCCTGACCGAGAAAGACCCCCAATCGCTCGGAATCCTCCGGCACTCCTGCGCCCACGTGATGGCCCGCGCCGTCACCCGGCTGTTTCCCGACGTGGAGCTGGCGTTCGGACCGACAACCGGCCAGGGCTACTACTACGACATGGCCCTGCCGCATCAGATCAGCGAGGATGACTTCCCGCGGATCGAAGCCGAAATGGCGCGCATCGTCGCCCAGGCCGAGCCGTTCGAGCGTTTCGTGACCGATCGGGACGAGGCGCTGAAACTGGTCGAGGGGATGTCGCAGTCCCTCAAGAGCGAGCACATCCGGACCGGGCTGGCCAGCCATTCCACCGTCAGCTTCTACCGGCAAGGGGAGTTCGTCGATCTTTGCCGCGGCCCGCACGTGCCGGACGCCAAACGGATTAAGGCCTTCAAGCTGCTGTCCGTCGCCGGCGCCTACTGGAAGGGGGACTCCAGCGGTCGCCAGCTCCAGCGGCTCTACGGAACCGCCTGGTTCTCGCAGAAAGATCAGGATGCCTACCTGGATCAGGTCAACGAGGCCAAACGCCGCGATCACCGCGTCCTCGGCAAACAGCTCGGCCTGTTCACCATCAGCCAGGAAGTCGGCCAGGGGCTCTGCTTGTGGATGCCCAAGGGGGCGACCATCCGCGTCATCCTCGAAGACTTCATCAAGCAGGAATTGCTCAAACGGGGCTACCAGCCGGTCTACACCCCGCACATCGGACGCGTCGAACTCTACGAAACCAGCGGCCACTTCCCGTACTACCGCGATTCGCAGTTCGCCCCGCTCTATGGTCACGACGGCGGCCAGCTCGTCGACTTCTGGATTCGGAAGCTCCAGGAAGGTGTGCTGTCCGCCGAGGACGAAGCGAAACTCTTCGAGTCGGCCCGCGTCCTGGCGGTCGATGTCACCGAGTACCCGCGCAATGGCTCTCCCGAACAGAAAGTCGCCGCCCTGCGGACCTGGGAAAAGCAGCAGGAACGCTACCTGCTCAAGCCCATGAACTGCCCGCACCACATCCAGATTTACAAGTCGCAGCCGCGCAGCTACCGGGATCTCCCCGTCCGGCTCGCCGAGTTCGGGACCGTCTATCGCCACGAACAGTCAGGCGAACTCAACGGCATGCTCCGCGTCCGCGGACTGACCCAGGACGACGCCCACCTCTTCTGCACTCCGGAGCAGGTCGAGCACGAGTTCCGCAGCACGCTGGAGCTGGTCAAGTTCGTCCTCGCCAGCGTCGGCCTGGACGACTACCGCATTCAGTTGTCGCTGCGCGATCCCAAGAGCGACAAATACGCCGGCGAGCCCGCGATGTGGGCGACCGCCGAGGGAACCCTGCGCCGAGTTCTGCAGGAAGCGGGCCTGTCGTTCAGCGAACGGGAAGGCGAAGCGGCCTTCTACGGCCCCAAGACCGACTTCATGGTCCGGGACGCCATCGGCCGCGAGTGGCAGCTCGGCACCGTGCAGCTCGACTTCCTCCTGCCGGAACGCTTCCAGCTCGAATACGTCGGGGCCGACAACCAGGCCCACCAGCCCGTGATGATTCACCGCGCCCCGTTCGGCTCGATGGAGCGCTTCACCGGCATGCTGATCGAGCACTTCGCCGGGGCGTTCCCTCTCTGGCTGGCGCCCGAGCAGGTCCGCGTGATGTCGATCGGCGAGAAGTTCGAAGACTACGCCCGCCAGGTCGAAGCACAGTTCCGGTCCGCCGGCTTCCGCGTCGGGACCGACTTGCGGAGCTGCAAGATCAACGCCAAGGTCCGCGACGCCCAGCTCGAACTGATCCCCTACATGCTGGTCGTCGGCGGCCGGGACGTCGAAAACGGCACCGTTTCGCTGCGAGACCGCATCGACGGCGAACTCGGCGCCATGCCGATCGCCGACGCAATCGCCCGGCTGCAGACGGAAGTCACCGAACGCAAGGTCCGCCAGGTCCAGAAGGCGGCCCCGAATCCGTACGCCGAGTCGGCCGCGGATACGGAAGAGCACGAGTATTAG